The following coding sequences are from one Haemophilus haemolyticus window:
- a CDS encoding uracil-DNA glycosylase family protein: MLKNLDEITSGIIADPQNKNFTERGIFPLFSAPKTARINIVGQAPGLKAEQTRLYWNDKSGERLREWLGVDYDYFYNSGMFAVLPMDFYYPGKGKSGDLPPRQGFAEKWHPMILEHLPNIQLTILIGQYAQKYYLPENKDNVTDTVKNYRQFLPHFMSLVHPSPRNQLWITKNPWFEEQVIPELQILVKQIINKD, encoded by the coding sequence ATGCTTAAAAATTTAGATGAAATAACCTCAGGTATTATCGCAGACCCTCAAAATAAAAATTTTACCGAACGTGGGATTTTTCCTTTATTTTCAGCTCCTAAAACAGCCCGAATTAATATTGTTGGTCAAGCTCCAGGGTTAAAAGCTGAGCAAACTCGTTTATATTGGAATGATAAAAGCGGTGAGCGTTTACGTGAATGGTTGGGAGTAGATTACGATTATTTTTATAATTCTGGGATGTTTGCGGTTCTTCCTATGGATTTTTATTATCCCGGAAAAGGTAAATCGGGTGACTTACCACCTCGTCAAGGTTTTGCCGAAAAATGGCATCCAATGATTTTAGAGCATTTACCTAATATTCAGCTCACTATTCTTATTGGGCAATACGCACAGAAATATTATTTACCTGAAAACAAAGATAATGTAACTGATACTGTTAAAAATTATCGTCAATTCTTACCGCACTTTATGTCTCTCGTGCATCCTTCCCCACGTAATCAGCTTTGGATAACAAAGAATCCTTGGTTTGAAGAACAAGTTATTCCTGAATTACAAATTTTAGTCAAACAGATAATTAATAAAGACTAA
- a CDS encoding ATP-binding protein, with product MKNFKYFAQSYVDWVIRLGRLRFSLLGVMILAILALCTQILFSLFIVHQISWVDIFRSVTFGLLTAPFVIYFFTLLVEKLEHSRLDLSSSVNRLENEVAERIAAQKKLSQALEKLEKNSSDKSTLLATISHELRTPLNGIVGLSQILLDDELDDRQRNYLKTINISAVSLGYIFSDIIDLEKIDASRIELNRQPTDFPALLNDIYNFASFLAKQKNLIFSLELEPNLPNWLNLDRVRLSQILWNLISNAVKFTDQGNIILKIIRNQDCYHFIVKDTGMGISPEEQKHIFEMYYQVKESRQQSAGSGIGLAISKNLAQLMEGDLTVESERGKGATFHLTLHAQEISEKESVKKNIPSLNILLVEDVDLNIMVAKTILEKLGHHVDVATNGKQAITLFEKNVYDILLLDIKLPDMSGFEIAQYLRENYEDGIYDFLPPMIAFTANVMQSEQEYLEMGMDGVLRKPISIKDLHHCLQQFFADESESIIDMNDDNELSEQFDLALIETLGKSQILENLSLFKQTMPNYLAQLSKDNMKETEDTAHKIKGAAASVGLNHLRQLADTLESAAKNSDIFNCGELIDEMGNHWLENVEDLAKFCEYQ from the coding sequence ATGAAAAATTTCAAATATTTTGCTCAGAGTTATGTGGATTGGGTTATTCGTCTTGGGCGCCTTCGTTTTTCTCTTTTAGGTGTGATGATTCTCGCGATTTTAGCACTTTGTACTCAGATTTTATTTAGTTTATTTATTGTTCATCAGATTTCTTGGGTAGATATTTTTCGTTCGGTAACTTTTGGCTTACTCACTGCGCCTTTTGTTATTTATTTTTTCACTTTATTGGTCGAAAAACTTGAACATTCTCGTCTTGATCTTTCTAGCTCGGTTAATCGATTGGAAAATGAGGTTGCCGAGCGAATTGCTGCTCAGAAAAAATTATCCCAAGCATTGGAAAAGTTGGAAAAAAATAGCAGTGATAAAAGTACCTTACTTGCCACAATAAGCCATGAATTACGCACGCCATTGAATGGGATTGTGGGGCTTAGCCAGATTTTACTTGATGACGAATTAGATGATCGCCAGCGTAATTATTTAAAAACTATCAACATAAGTGCGGTCAGTTTAGGCTATATTTTTAGCGATATTATTGATTTGGAAAAAATCGATGCCAGCCGAATTGAATTAAATCGCCAGCCAACAGATTTCCCCGCCTTATTAAACGATATTTATAATTTTGCTAGTTTCCTTGCCAAACAAAAAAATCTCATTTTTTCTTTAGAGCTTGAGCCTAATTTGCCTAATTGGTTGAATCTTGATCGTGTTCGCTTAAGCCAAATTTTGTGGAACTTAATTAGTAACGCGGTGAAGTTTACAGATCAGGGAAATATTATTCTGAAAATTATCAGAAATCAGGATTGTTACCATTTTATTGTGAAAGATACAGGAATGGGGATTTCACCTGAAGAACAAAAACATATTTTTGAAATGTATTATCAAGTGAAAGAAAGTCGCCAGCAAAGTGCGGGTAGCGGTATTGGGTTGGCTATTTCTAAAAATCTCGCTCAGTTAATGGAAGGGGATTTAACAGTTGAAAGTGAGCGAGGAAAAGGCGCTACGTTCCATCTTACTCTCCATGCTCAGGAAATTTCTGAAAAAGAATCCGTTAAGAAAAATATTCCATCCTTGAACATTCTTTTAGTGGAGGATGTTGACCTCAATATTATGGTTGCGAAAACTATTTTGGAAAAACTTGGGCATCATGTTGATGTTGCGACAAATGGCAAGCAGGCGATCACTTTATTTGAGAAAAATGTTTACGATATTTTATTGCTAGATATTAAATTACCAGATATGAGTGGTTTTGAAATCGCCCAATATTTGCGAGAGAACTATGAGGACGGTATTTATGATTTTTTACCACCAATGATTGCTTTTACCGCCAATGTTATGCAAAGCGAGCAAGAATATTTAGAAATGGGCATGGATGGCGTATTACGTAAACCCATTTCAATTAAGGATTTACACCATTGTCTGCAGCAATTTTTTGCGGATGAAAGCGAATCGATTATAGACATGAATGATGATAATGAGCTTTCAGAACAATTTGATTTAGCGCTGATTGAAACCCTTGGAAAATCCCAAATTTTAGAAAATTTATCTTTATTCAAACAAACTATGCCAAATTATCTTGCTCAATTATCAAAAGATAATATGAAAGAAACAGAAGATACCGCCCATAAAATTAAAGGCGCAGCGGCATCGGTAGGATTAAATCATTTACGTCAATTAGCGGATACTTTAGAAAGTGCGGCTAAAAATTCTGATATTTTTAATTGTGGAGAATTGATTGATGAAATGGGGAATCATTGGTTAGAAAATGTAGAAGACTTAGCTAAATTTTGTGAATACCAATAA
- a CDS encoding type I restriction endonuclease subunit R, translating into MTQYKTIAESNNFIVLDQYNKFVEEPNAGYQTEGSLEREFIRDLQAQGYEYLQWLNNHDELIKNLRFQLQRLNNVVFSDAEWRRFLEEYLDKPSDSLIEKTRKIHDDYIYDFVFDNGRIQNIYLLDKKNLANNAVQVINQFEQTGIYDNRYDVTILVNGLPLVHIELKKRGVAIREAFNQIHRYSKESFNKENSLFKYIQIFVISNGTDTRYFANTTKRDKNSYDFTMNWATAKNTLIKDLKDFTATFLQKHTLLNVLVNYCVFDVSDTLLIMRPYQIAATERILWKIKSSYQAKNWRNKESGGYIWHTTGSGKTLTSFKVSRLATELDFIEKVFFVVDRKDLDYQTMKEYQRFSPDSVNGSESTAGLKHNIEKDDNKIIVTTIQKLNNLMKSEDKLPIYDKQVVFIFDECHRSQFGEAQKNLTRKFKKYYQFGFTGTPIFPSNALGAETTASVFGVELHSYIITDAIRDEKVLKFKVDYNDVRPQFKSIETEKNLEKLTALEKKQAFLQPKRIEQIAQYVLDNFKQKTHRFNAGNHGFNAMFAVSSVDAAKIYYETFKRLQSAVKNPLKIATIFSFAANEEQDAIGDIADESFEVEAMNSSAKEFLKSAIDDYNNYFATNYDVDGKSFQNYYRDLAKRVKNKDVDLLIVVGMFLTGFDAPTLNTLFVDKNLRYHGLIQAYSRTNRIYNSTKSFGNIVTFRDLEQDTIDAITLFGKSNTRNVVLEKSYQEYMEGFTDAGVARRGYLEVIAELQERFPDPDEIQTEKDKKDFVKLFGEYLRVENILQNYDEFAALQAFQSLDTSDAKAVEAFKEKYYLTDEAFAEMQPIDMPSERHIQNYRSTYNDIRDWLRRQKDGEEKAKSTIDWDDVVFEVDLLKSQEINLDYILELIFEHNKKTKNKSELIDEIRSIIRASLGNRAKESLIVDFINQTDLDNIVDKAGIIESFFQFAQKEQQQEANELISTEGLNIADAKRYINVSLQRGYASEQGTDLNEALPKMSPLNPQYLTKKQNVFQKISAFVEKFKGIGGKV; encoded by the coding sequence ATGACCCAATACAAAACTATCGCTGAATCCAATAATTTTATCGTTTTAGATCAATATAATAAATTTGTGGAAGAACCTAATGCTGGTTATCAAACAGAAGGGAGCCTTGAGCGTGAGTTTATTCGTGATTTACAGGCTCAAGGCTATGAGTATTTACAATGGCTTAATAATCACGATGAACTGATTAAAAACTTACGGTTTCAATTGCAGCGCTTAAATAACGTGGTTTTCTCTGATGCGGAATGGCGACGTTTTTTAGAGGAATATTTGGATAAACCGAGCGATAGTCTGATTGAGAAAACCCGTAAAATTCATGATGACTATATTTATGATTTTGTGTTTGATAATGGTCGAATTCAGAATATCTATCTGCTAGATAAGAAAAATCTTGCTAATAACGCCGTGCAAGTTATCAATCAATTTGAGCAAACCGGCATCTATGACAATCGTTATGATGTGACGATTTTGGTGAATGGTTTACCACTTGTGCATATCGAACTGAAAAAACGTGGCGTGGCCATTCGTGAAGCCTTTAATCAAATTCACCGCTACAGCAAAGAAAGCTTCAATAAAGAAAATTCTCTCTTTAAATATATTCAAATTTTTGTCATTTCTAATGGCACAGATACCCGCTATTTTGCCAATACCACCAAACGCGATAAGAATAGCTATGACTTCACAATGAATTGGGCAACGGCAAAAAATACCTTAATTAAAGATTTAAAAGATTTTACAGCGACCTTCTTGCAAAAGCATACCCTGCTCAATGTATTGGTGAATTACTGCGTGTTTGATGTTTCCGATACCCTATTGATTATGCGCCCATATCAAATAGCCGCCACCGAGCGTATTTTATGGAAAATTAAAAGTTCATATCAGGCGAAAAATTGGCGCAATAAAGAAAGTGGAGGCTATATTTGGCACACCACCGGCTCAGGCAAAACGCTCACCAGCTTTAAAGTTTCACGTCTTGCAACGGAATTAGACTTTATTGAAAAAGTATTCTTCGTAGTAGATAGAAAAGATTTGGACTATCAAACTATGAAAGAATACCAGCGTTTTTCACCGGATAGCGTGAATGGTTCGGAAAGTACGGCTGGGCTAAAACACAATATCGAAAAAGACGATAATAAAATCATTGTCACCACCATTCAAAAACTCAATAACCTAATGAAATCGGAAGATAAATTACCGATTTACGATAAACAGGTCGTTTTTATCTTTGATGAATGCCATCGTTCTCAATTTGGTGAAGCGCAAAAAAATCTAACAAGAAAATTTAAAAAATACTATCAATTTGGGTTTACCGGCACACCGATTTTCCCAAGTAACGCATTAGGTGCGGAAACCACGGCGAGTGTTTTTGGCGTTGAACTTCATTCTTACATTATCACCGATGCGATTCGTGATGAAAAAGTGTTGAAATTTAAAGTGGATTACAATGATGTACGGCCACAATTTAAGAGCATTGAAACCGAAAAAAATCTTGAAAAACTGACCGCACTTGAGAAGAAACAAGCCTTTTTACAGCCCAAACGTATCGAGCAAATTGCCCAATATGTTTTAGATAATTTCAAACAAAAGACTCATCGTTTTAACGCGGGTAATCATGGCTTTAATGCTATGTTTGCAGTAAGCAGTGTCGACGCAGCTAAAATCTATTACGAAACGTTCAAACGGTTACAAAGTGCGGTCAAAAATCCACTTAAAATTGCAACAATTTTTTCCTTTGCCGCCAATGAAGAGCAAGACGCAATAGGAGATATTGCCGATGAAAGTTTTGAAGTGGAGGCGATGAACTCCTCTGCGAAGGAGTTTTTAAAATCTGCCATTGACGATTACAACAACTATTTTGCGACAAATTACGATGTGGATGGTAAATCTTTCCAAAACTACTATCGTGATTTAGCCAAACGCGTAAAAAATAAAGACGTCGATTTATTGATTGTCGTTGGAATGTTTTTAACTGGTTTTGATGCCCCAACCTTAAACACGTTATTTGTAGATAAAAACTTACGTTACCATGGTTTGATTCAAGCTTATTCTCGTACAAACCGTATTTACAACAGCACCAAAAGTTTCGGCAATATCGTCACTTTCCGTGATTTGGAACAAGATACCATTGATGCGATTACCCTTTTCGGTAAATCCAATACGCGCAATGTCGTTTTGGAAAAAAGTTACCAAGAATATATGGAAGGCTTTACCGATGCGGGTGTTGCCCGTCGAGGGTATTTAGAGGTTATTGCTGAATTGCAAGAACGCTTCCCTGATCCAGATGAAATTCAAACTGAAAAAGACAAGAAAGACTTTGTAAAATTATTTGGTGAATATTTGCGGGTTGAAAACATTCTGCAAAACTATGATGAGTTCGCTGCTTTACAAGCATTTCAATCGCTCGATACTAGTGATGCCAAAGCCGTTGAAGCCTTTAAAGAAAAATATTATTTAACGGATGAAGCTTTTGCTGAAATGCAGCCTATTGATATGCCAAGCGAACGCCACATTCAGAATTACCGTTCAACTTACAACGATATTCGGGATTGGCTCCGCCGTCAAAAAGATGGCGAGGAAAAAGCCAAATCGACTATTGATTGGGACGATGTGGTGTTTGAAGTAGATTTATTAAAATCTCAAGAAATCAATCTAGATTACATCTTAGAATTAATTTTTGAACACAATAAGAAAACGAAAAATAAATCTGAACTCATTGATGAAATTCGATCTATCATCCGAGCAAGCCTAGGAAACCGCGCAAAAGAAAGTTTGATTGTGGATTTTATTAATCAAACTGACTTGGATAACATTGTCGACAAAGCTGGCATTATTGAGTCATTCTTCCAATTTGCCCAAAAAGAGCAACAACAAGAAGCCAATGAATTAATAAGTACCGAAGGACTTAATATTGCAGATGCCAAACGTTATATTAACGTGTCATTACAACGTGGATATGCAAGTGAACAAGGTACGGATTTAAATGAGGCTCTCCCTAAAATGAGCCCACTTAATCCACAATACCTCACTAAAAAGCAGAATGTTTTTCAAAAAATATCAGCGTTTGTTGAAAAATTTAAAGGCATTGGTGGAAAAGTTTAA